From the genome of Vicia villosa cultivar HV-30 ecotype Madison, WI linkage group LG2, Vvil1.0, whole genome shotgun sequence, one region includes:
- the LOC131650580 gene encoding uncharacterized protein LOC131650580 — MANLLNMFFSIMLIEVSLLALLIGNSKATHRFIDIKDHIDHQVSLQTRSVHGIARLSPEGPNPHHDNSLQPKSDHHIAKLSPGGPDPHHHLSLQTRNVHHIARLSPEGPDPHHHVSLPTGNVHHIERLSPGGPDSHHHDFLQTRNVHEIARLSPGGPNPHHDNSLNPTSVDLIAKLSPGGPDPHHHLSLQTRNVHHIARLSPDGPDPHHHVSLQTGNVHRIERLSLGGPDSHHHDFLETRNVHGIARLSPGGPNPHHDNSLHPTSVHLTAKLSLRGHNPNYPNSFQP, encoded by the coding sequence ATGGCAAATTTGCTAAACATGTTCTTCTCAATAATGCTTATCGAAGTATCTCTTTTAGCATTGTTGATTGGAAATTCCAAAGCAACTCATCGCTTTATTGATATTAAGGATCATATTGATCACCAAGTTTCCTTACAAACGAGGAGTGTTCATGGCattgcaagattgagtccagAAGGACCTAATCCACACCACGACAATTCCTTACAGCCAAAAAGTGATCATCACATTGCAAAATTGAGTCCAGGAGGTCCCGATCCACATCACCATCTTTCCTTACAAACGAGGAATGTTCATCACattgcaagattgagtccagAAGGTCCAGATCCACACCACCATGTTTCCTTACCAACGGGGAATGTTCATCACATTGAAAgattgagtccaggaggtccAGATTCACACCACCATGATTTCTTGCAAACTAGAAATGTTCATGAAattgcaagattgagtccaggaggtccTAATCCACACCATGACAATTCCTTAAATCCTACGAGTGTCGATCTCATTGCAAAATTGAGTCCAGGAGGTCCCGATCCACATCACCATCTTTCCTTACAAACGAGGAATGTTCATCACATTGCAAGATTGAGTCCTGATGGTCCAGATCCACACCACCATGTTTCCTTACAAACGGGGAATGTTCATCGCATTGAAAGATTGAGTCTAGGAGGTCCAGATTCACACCACCATGATTTCTTGGAAACTAGAAATGTTCATGGAattgcaagattgagtccaggaggtccTAATCCACACCACGACAATTCCTTACATCCAACGAGTGTCCATCTCACTGCAAAATTAAGTCTAAGAGGTCATAATCCAAACTACCCGAATTCCTTTCAACCTTAG
- the LOC131650579 gene encoding uncharacterized protein LOC131650579 encodes MANLLNMFFSIMLIEVSLLALLIGNSKATHRFIDIKDHIDHQVSLQTRSVHRIARLSPEGPNPHHDNSLQPKSDHHIAKLSPGGPDPHHHISLQTRNVHHIARLSPEGPDPHHHVSLPTGNVHHIERLSPGGPDSHHHDFLQTRNVHEIARLSPGGPNPHHDNSLNPTSVDHIAKLSPGGPNPHHHLSLQTRNVHHIARLSPEGSDPNPHVSLQTGNVHRIERLSLGGPDSHHHDFLETRNVHGIARLSPGGPNPHHDNSLHPTSVHLTAKLSLRGHNPNYPNSFQP; translated from the coding sequence ATGGCAAATTTGCTAAACATGTTCTTTTCAATAATGCTTATCGAAGTATCTCTTTTAGCATTGTTGATTGGAAATTCCAAAGCAACTCATCGCTTTATTGATATTAAGGATCATATTGATCACCAAGTTTCCTTACAAACGAGGAGTGTTCATCGCattgcaagattgagtccagAAGGACCTAATCCACACCACGACAATTCCTTACAGCCAAAAAGTGATCATCACATTGCAAAATTGAGTCCAGGAGGTCCCGATCCACATCACCATATTTCCTTACAAACGAGGAATGTTCATCACattgcaagattgagtccagAAGGTCCAGATCCACACCACCATGTTTCCTTACCAACGGGGAATGTTCATCACATTGAAAgattgagtccaggaggtccAGATTCACACCACCATGATTTCTTGCAAACTAGAAATGTTCATGAAattgcaagattgagtccaggaggtccTAATCCACACCATGACAATTCCTTAAATCCTACGAGTGTTGATCACATTGCAAAATTGAGTCCAGGAGGTCCCAATCCACATCACCATCTTTCCTTACAAACGAGGAATGTTCATCACATTGCAAGATTGAGTCCTGAAGGTTCTGATCCAAACCCCCATGTTTCCTTACAAACGGGGAATGTTCATCGCATTGAAAGATTGAGTCTAGGAGGTCCAGATTCACACCACCATGATTTCTTGGAAACTAGAAATGTTCATGGAattgcaagattgagtccaggaggtccTAATCCACACCACGACAATTCCTTACATCCAACGAGTGTCCATCTCACTGCAAAATTAAGTCTAAGAGGTCATAATCCAAACTACCCGAATTCCTTTCAACCTTAG